A single window of Thiomicrorhabdus immobilis DNA harbors:
- the metK gene encoding methionine adenosyltransferase has product MTKTTVFTSESVSEGHPDKIADQISDAMLDAILEQDPRARVACETFVKTGMVMLGGEITTEAWVDQEELVRKVVKDIGYNHGDLGFDGETCAVLSSIGKQSPEIAMGVDDTAEHEQGAGDQGLMFGYASNETDVLMPAPIYYAHRLMERQAYVRKSGQLDWLRPDAKSQITLRYEDGQPVAIDAVVLSTQHGPEVDNNTLREAIMEEIIKPVLPAEWLHKETQYHINPTGRFVIGGPVGDAGLTGRKIIVDTYGGMARHGGGAFSGKDPSKVDRSAAYAGRYVAKNIVAAGLADKCEIQVSYAIGVAEPTSISLETFGTEKVDITLIEKLVREHFDLRPKGLIAMLDLYRPIYQKTASYGHFGRELPEFTWEKTDKADALRADAGL; this is encoded by the coding sequence ATGACTAAAACAACTGTATTTACTTCTGAATCTGTATCTGAAGGTCACCCAGATAAAATTGCTGACCAAATTTCCGATGCGATGCTTGACGCCATTCTTGAACAAGACCCGCGTGCACGTGTTGCCTGTGAAACTTTTGTAAAAACCGGTATGGTAATGCTAGGCGGTGAAATCACCACAGAAGCTTGGGTTGACCAAGAAGAGTTGGTGCGTAAAGTGGTTAAAGACATTGGCTACAACCACGGTGATTTAGGGTTTGACGGCGAAACTTGTGCGGTTCTGTCTTCTATTGGTAAACAATCTCCTGAAATCGCGATGGGGGTTGATGATACCGCCGAGCATGAACAAGGTGCCGGTGACCAAGGATTGATGTTTGGATATGCGTCTAATGAAACCGATGTGTTAATGCCTGCACCGATCTATTACGCACACCGTTTAATGGAACGCCAAGCCTATGTGCGTAAATCGGGTCAGCTAGACTGGTTACGCCCTGATGCAAAAAGCCAGATTACTTTACGTTATGAAGACGGTCAGCCTGTTGCCATTGATGCGGTGGTACTTTCCACTCAGCACGGCCCGGAAGTGGACAACAACACGTTACGTGAAGCGATTATGGAAGAGATCATCAAACCGGTTCTACCTGCCGAGTGGTTACACAAAGAAACGCAATACCACATCAACCCAACGGGTCGTTTTGTGATTGGTGGACCGGTAGGTGATGCAGGCCTAACCGGCCGTAAAATCATTGTCGATACCTACGGCGGCATGGCTCGTCACGGCGGTGGAGCTTTCTCTGGTAAAGATCCATCAAAAGTCGATCGCTCTGCAGCTTATGCTGGGCGTTATGTGGCAAAAAACATCGTAGCCGCTGGCCTGGCTGACAAGTGTGAGATTCAAGTGTCTTACGCTATCGGGGTTGCAGAACCGACTTCAATCAGCTTGGAAACATTTGGTACAGAAAAAGTCGACATCACCTTGATTGAAAAATTAGTGCGTGAACACTTTGACTTACGTCCTAAAGGGTTAATTGCGATGCTGGATTTATACCGTCCTATCTACCAAAAAACCGCTTCTTACGGTCACTTTGGTCGTGAATTACCTGAGTTCACTTGGGAAAAAACGGACAAAGCAGATGCGTTAAGAGCGGATGCTGGACTATAA
- the metF gene encoding methylenetetrahydrofolate reductase [NAD(P)H] — protein sequence MKSQQKYPQKFSLEFFPPRTEPGMEKLKTVINELGTLNPEYMSVTYGAGGTTQERTLETVRYIQEQTDQEAAPHLTCIGACQESVTELLDTYEALGIKRIVALRGDLPSGMMDPGEFKYASDLVKFIKDQRGDKFHLEVAAYPETHPQARNCDIGIKWFKHKVDQGADSAITQYFFNFDSYRYFIDNCERNGIDIPIIPGIMPITNYENLIRFSEGCGAEVPRWLKCRLESFEDDNESLLAFGKDVVQELSQKLLDAGAPGVHFYSMNSVEPTLEIVKNLTFKSN from the coding sequence ATGAAATCTCAACAAAAATACCCTCAAAAATTCAGTTTGGAGTTTTTCCCCCCGAGAACCGAACCGGGCATGGAAAAACTTAAAACCGTCATTAATGAATTAGGCACTTTGAACCCTGAATATATGTCTGTTACATACGGTGCTGGCGGAACCACTCAAGAAAGAACCCTTGAAACCGTACGCTATATCCAAGAGCAGACAGACCAAGAAGCCGCTCCTCACTTAACCTGTATTGGCGCCTGCCAAGAGAGTGTCACGGAACTTTTGGATACTTATGAAGCTTTGGGAATCAAACGCATCGTAGCGCTTAGAGGTGACTTGCCTTCTGGGATGATGGACCCAGGTGAATTCAAATATGCCAGTGATTTAGTCAAGTTCATCAAAGACCAACGTGGTGACAAGTTTCATTTAGAAGTCGCGGCTTACCCTGAAACCCACCCTCAAGCACGTAATTGCGATATCGGTATAAAATGGTTCAAACACAAAGTTGACCAAGGCGCTGACTCGGCGATTACGCAGTACTTCTTCAACTTCGATAGTTATCGTTATTTTATTGATAATTGTGAACGTAACGGCATCGATATTCCGATTATTCCAGGAATTATGCCTATCACCAACTATGAGAACCTAATCCGTTTTTCGGAAGGTTGTGGTGCCGAAGTGCCTCGTTGGTTGAAGTGCCGCTTAGAAAGCTTTGAAGACGACAATGAAAGCCTACTCGCTTTTGGTAAGGATGTTGTTCAAGAACTGTCACAAAAACTGTTGGATGCCGGTGCGCCAGGCGTACATTTTTACAGCATGAACAGTGTTGAACCTACCTTGGAAATTGTTAAGAACCTGACCTTTAAGTCAAATTAA
- a CDS encoding EAL domain-containing protein produces the protein MLKQLYLKSIKFKLIVAIALLHAILMSIFVLDLVNRQQTFLLEESKQATTGIAKTLAANSIPWVLSKDLAGLEEILNTQAQQSNLVFTMITNSKGKILAYYHRTEPTTDVIGKSIEFPAPQPDNDILTFTDSKSALDIAVPIKIESTVIGWARIHMSRANIDKSVQLVTLEGLVYALIAILIGTFFAWRMGRNLTKDINTLVEATHRVRSGERDITLSLKREDELQILSENFQDMLGNLNNKEKELHSEKELLETTLKSIGDGVISTNKDGLITYLNPAAETLTGWSNSQAYGLHIEQVFKIHHETSMEKVANPALLGMEKRKTINLPQHTILIDRHEQKISIEDSGAPIIDKAGNIVGSVLVFHDATEERDLKKRLTWQALHDSLTSLKNRQAFENELDELIERSVHQQTQNHCLLYIDLDQFKIINDTVGHSAGDEQLKQVASILREHVRETDLLARIGGDEFAILLENCSLENALRIAENIRVAVHQHRFLWKDRIFDIGTSIGITQMRGFFNRATAMSQADIACYIAKDSGRNRIHVYNEENQAFSNLDWANRIKRSLEDEKFILYAQKIIPLQNKGNHIYEVLVRLQDGENIITPDQFLPAAERFNLMSDLDLYIVRHAYKWLEEHFTQVDRININISGQSLSNPDFSNKLLAILENYDHLNRKICFEVLETTAITHMSASISFLQRIKTHGCQLALDDFGSGFSSFGWLKTLPVDYVKIDGAFILDILNDPIDAAMVKAIHQISDHMNIETIAEFVENQEVADWLTNMGIDYAQGYHFHKPSPLNTILESSGAVDID, from the coding sequence ATGCTTAAACAACTCTATTTAAAATCCATAAAATTTAAGCTTATCGTAGCCATCGCTCTACTACATGCGATTTTGATGTCTATTTTTGTATTGGACTTGGTCAATCGTCAACAAACATTTTTACTAGAAGAGTCTAAGCAAGCGACCACAGGTATAGCGAAAACACTCGCGGCTAACAGCATACCGTGGGTACTTTCCAAAGATTTAGCAGGCCTGGAAGAAATCCTCAACACCCAAGCGCAACAGTCAAACCTTGTCTTTACCATGATCACCAATAGCAAGGGAAAAATCCTGGCGTATTACCATAGAACGGAACCGACCACTGATGTCATTGGTAAAAGCATTGAGTTCCCAGCCCCACAACCCGACAACGACATTCTGACTTTTACAGACTCTAAGAGCGCTCTGGATATTGCCGTGCCTATAAAAATAGAAAGCACCGTTATCGGCTGGGCGAGAATCCACATGAGCCGAGCCAACATTGATAAAAGTGTGCAACTTGTTACCTTAGAAGGTTTGGTGTATGCACTGATTGCCATCTTAATCGGTACTTTTTTTGCATGGCGCATGGGTCGAAACCTCACAAAAGACATTAACACCTTGGTTGAAGCAACACACCGTGTCCGCTCTGGAGAAAGGGACATTACCCTGTCATTAAAAAGAGAGGATGAGCTACAAATCCTTTCAGAAAACTTTCAAGACATGCTTGGTAATTTAAACAATAAAGAGAAAGAGCTGCATTCGGAAAAGGAGCTTTTGGAAACCACACTAAAATCGATTGGCGATGGCGTCATCTCAACCAACAAAGATGGTTTGATAACCTATTTAAACCCTGCCGCTGAAACACTTACCGGGTGGAGTAACTCTCAAGCTTATGGCCTGCATATAGAGCAGGTATTTAAAATTCACCATGAAACAAGCATGGAGAAAGTGGCTAATCCGGCATTATTGGGAATGGAAAAGCGAAAAACCATTAACCTACCTCAGCACACTATCCTAATCGACCGCCATGAGCAAAAAATTTCTATCGAAGACTCTGGAGCCCCTATCATTGATAAAGCCGGCAACATCGTTGGCTCGGTGCTGGTTTTTCATGACGCCACCGAAGAGCGAGACCTCAAAAAACGCTTAACCTGGCAGGCATTACATGACAGCTTAACCAGTCTAAAAAACCGCCAAGCATTTGAAAACGAACTGGATGAACTGATTGAGCGTAGCGTTCACCAGCAAACCCAGAACCACTGCCTACTCTATATTGACCTTGACCAATTTAAAATCATCAATGATACCGTTGGCCACTCGGCCGGAGATGAACAACTCAAACAAGTGGCCTCGATTCTTCGCGAACATGTTCGTGAAACCGACTTATTGGCGCGCATCGGTGGTGATGAGTTTGCCATACTGTTAGAAAACTGTAGTTTGGAGAATGCGCTTAGAATCGCAGAAAATATCCGTGTTGCTGTCCATCAGCACCGTTTCCTATGGAAGGACCGAATTTTTGATATTGGAACCAGCATAGGTATCACCCAAATGCGCGGTTTTTTCAATCGGGCTACCGCCATGAGCCAAGCGGATATCGCATGTTATATCGCTAAAGACTCCGGGCGAAATCGAATCCATGTCTATAACGAAGAGAATCAAGCTTTCTCAAACTTAGATTGGGCTAACCGCATCAAACGCTCTTTAGAAGATGAAAAATTCATCCTTTACGCCCAAAAAATCATTCCATTACAAAACAAGGGCAACCACATTTATGAGGTTTTGGTTCGTTTACAAGATGGTGAAAACATCATTACTCCAGACCAATTCCTGCCTGCTGCCGAACGCTTTAACTTGATGTCCGATCTGGATTTATACATAGTAAGACATGCCTATAAATGGTTAGAGGAACACTTCACTCAAGTTGACCGTATCAACATTAATATTTCAGGGCAATCACTCAGCAACCCGGACTTCAGTAACAAACTATTGGCAATCTTAGAAAACTACGACCACCTGAACCGCAAGATTTGCTTTGAAGTATTGGAGACCACCGCAATCACTCATATGTCTGCGAGCATCAGCTTCCTTCAGCGCATTAAGACTCATGGTTGCCAACTCGCCTTAGATGATTTTGGTTCAGGATTCTCTTCGTTTGGCTGGTTAAAAACCCTACCGGTGGATTATGTCAAAATCGATGGTGCCTTCATTTTAGATATATTGAACGACCCTATTGATGCCGCAATGGTTAAAGCCATCCATCAAATCAGTGACCACATGAATATAGAAACCATTGCCGAGTTTGTTGAAAACCAAGAGGTTGCTGATTGGCTGACCAATATGGGCATCGATTACGCCCAAGGTTACCATTTCCACAAACCCAGCCCACTAAACACTATCTTAGAGAGTTCTGGTGCTGTCGATATAGACTAA
- a CDS encoding 16S rRNA (uracil(1498)-N(3))-methyltransferase, producing MRISRLFLEGNYQAKQTIALPKEQAHYVLTVLRLKNNYTIEAFNGHGLLARGKLIVTSRRTADFEIESVEQTHSESPLNTILVQGISKGDRMDYSIQKAVELGVTAIQPVFTERCDVKLQDEKREKRQQQWQAIVINACEQSGRTVVPKVLPILTYQAWLESLQNAESKPFGLVLDPYAKDSLATVNQPLQEVPINLLIGPEGGLTEAEVDAAKTAGLTPVQLGPRVLRTETAGPAILAILQTLWGDFGV from the coding sequence ATGCGTATCTCTCGTCTGTTTTTAGAAGGCAATTACCAAGCCAAGCAAACCATTGCTTTACCGAAAGAGCAGGCGCACTATGTTTTAACGGTGTTACGCCTTAAAAACAACTATACGATTGAAGCCTTCAACGGCCACGGTTTGTTGGCTAGAGGCAAGCTGATCGTGACTAGCCGACGAACGGCTGATTTTGAAATTGAATCGGTCGAACAAACCCATAGCGAATCACCGTTAAACACGATTTTAGTTCAAGGGATCTCAAAGGGTGATCGTATGGATTACTCTATACAGAAAGCCGTAGAGCTTGGCGTCACCGCCATCCAGCCGGTTTTTACCGAACGCTGTGATGTCAAATTACAAGACGAGAAACGTGAAAAACGTCAGCAGCAATGGCAAGCCATTGTTATCAATGCTTGTGAACAGAGTGGGCGCACCGTCGTTCCGAAAGTTCTGCCTATCCTAACTTACCAGGCCTGGTTGGAATCTCTACAAAACGCTGAGAGCAAACCTTTCGGTTTGGTTTTAGACCCTTACGCCAAAGACAGTTTAGCTACGGTTAATCAGCCTTTGCAAGAAGTTCCTATCAACCTGTTAATTGGTCCTGAAGGCGGTTTAACCGAGGCCGAAGTGGATGCAGCGAAAACCGCCGGATTAACTCCCGTACAACTTGGCCCAAGAGTATTGCGTACCGAAACAGCCGGGCCGGCGATTTTAGCGATATTACAAACACTTTGGGGAGATTTTGGTGTTTAG
- a CDS encoding phosphate/phosphite/phosphonate ABC transporter substrate-binding protein has protein sequence MKFFYAFLILILSLVGVTGCSQQDQDPPKPILAAKAASEKHQYQFAVHPLHNPSRLFDVFNPLLEYLNQNIPEAEFTLEASRDYAVFDQKLIDQTVDFALPNPFQTLIAIEHNYRVIAKMGDDFNFKGIILVPKDSPIKTPKDLKGYSVSYPAPTALAGTILPQYYLQTHGLDINKDIKNVYVGSQESSIMSVYLGTTMAGATWPPPWEALSKERPELKEKLKVIWQTQSLPNNSVVAGKNVPVEISDKVQILLANLHTTAEGQKILNKMYLSKYEKADNSTYAPVKQFINQFQKTVRPLELHAHTENKTAKE, from the coding sequence GTGAAGTTTTTTTATGCTTTTTTAATTTTAATATTATCTCTAGTAGGTGTAACTGGCTGTTCCCAGCAGGATCAAGACCCGCCAAAACCGATATTAGCGGCTAAAGCCGCCTCTGAAAAACACCAATACCAGTTTGCGGTACACCCTCTACACAACCCTTCACGCCTCTTTGATGTATTCAACCCCTTATTAGAATATTTAAACCAAAACATCCCTGAAGCGGAATTTACTCTTGAGGCATCCAGGGATTATGCGGTTTTTGACCAAAAACTGATTGATCAAACCGTGGATTTTGCGTTACCCAACCCTTTTCAAACCCTCATTGCAATTGAGCATAACTATCGTGTCATAGCAAAAATGGGCGATGACTTTAACTTCAAGGGGATTATCTTGGTGCCGAAAGACAGCCCCATCAAAACCCCTAAAGATCTTAAAGGATACAGCGTTAGCTATCCTGCTCCGACCGCTTTAGCCGGAACAATTCTTCCGCAGTATTATCTGCAAACGCATGGTTTGGATATCAACAAAGACATCAAAAACGTTTATGTAGGTTCACAGGAGTCATCCATTATGAGTGTTTACCTTGGCACCACCATGGCTGGAGCGACTTGGCCACCACCATGGGAAGCACTCTCTAAAGAACGTCCAGAACTCAAAGAAAAATTGAAAGTGATTTGGCAAACGCAGTCTTTGCCTAATAATAGTGTAGTGGCCGGTAAAAACGTCCCAGTGGAAATTTCTGACAAGGTACAAATTCTACTGGCCAACTTGCACACTACGGCAGAAGGGCAGAAAATTCTGAATAAAATGTATTTATCGAAATATGAAAAAGCCGATAATAGTACTTATGCCCCAGTTAAACAATTTATCAACCAATTTCAAAAGACGGTAAGGCCATTGGAATTACACGCTCATACAGAAAATAAGACTGCCAAAGAATAA
- a CDS encoding transporter substrate-binding domain-containing diguanylate cyclase, translating into MRAKLSKPPLLFAIFLICLFTNRLTLANTDTMTPSDTTPSTTQQLEPISLQLKWQNQFQFAGYYAAKIKGYYAAEGLDVTIKPRDPFKNNIQQVIDGESEYGIADSMMMLYQAKGAPITIVAPIFQHSPQVIITLKSSGIDSLFDLTGKNIAFYQKDTDGFPLLAMMKHNHITPNLDRMIIKAGPDMLTKGQIQAYPAYLSNEPYFFYKNGIEINIFHPMNYGVDLYGDLIFTHNDELKNHPERVLAFKRASIKGWDYALKHKEEIINYLINELKVNKSYEHLMYEARVIEEAIQPNTMPIGTLDKGRLDFIHRLFVDHQLIDKDFDVSKGIYQKEVHRLTLTEKETAWIREHPVVHVAVDNNWAPIEFVDNKGQYTGIANEYFIYLKSLTGIEFKPAAELSWQEAVQQVKDNKLDMYSAVINTPERGRYVNFTQPYLNFPMVIATQKGENFIKDLSTLSDKTIAVVDGYAAHELLKTHFPKLNLYLVDNPQKGLEAVSQGLAYGYVDNVAVIGYLIRSTGLPNLQISGETPFKADVSMAIRKDWPELHSILNKALASIDSQTQTKLNNPWLQVDYKQEIEWNRVFLILTPIVIGLLIILLYNRKLRNLNQQLTTSNKQLVNTQKTLEITNDKLAQLNITDFLTGAYNRSHIDHILNTEINRSNRQLSPVSIMLIDLDNFKKINDTYGHLTGDEVLKAISHDIKQHIRSSDTFGRWGGEEFMLICPATDSQQAQVIADKVLHSVKKIGFREGFTQTLSIGVATYSLDEPLLKFVARADDALYQAKNTGKDKVVSAESLQELPEFE; encoded by the coding sequence GTGAGAGCAAAGCTATCCAAACCGCCACTGTTGTTTGCCATTTTTCTGATTTGCTTATTCACTAACCGTTTGACCCTGGCAAATACCGATACCATGACGCCATCGGATACAACGCCGAGCACCACTCAACAACTTGAGCCTATCTCTTTACAATTGAAATGGCAGAACCAGTTTCAGTTTGCCGGTTATTATGCGGCGAAAATCAAAGGTTATTATGCGGCAGAAGGTTTAGATGTCACCATAAAACCTAGAGATCCTTTCAAAAACAATATTCAGCAAGTGATTGATGGCGAATCCGAATACGGTATAGCGGACAGCATGATGATGCTCTACCAAGCTAAAGGAGCACCAATAACCATTGTTGCGCCTATCTTCCAACATTCACCGCAAGTTATCATCACCTTAAAATCCAGTGGTATAGACAGCCTTTTTGATTTAACGGGTAAAAACATCGCCTTTTATCAAAAGGACACCGATGGTTTCCCTCTGCTTGCGATGATGAAACACAATCACATCACCCCCAACCTAGATCGAATGATTATCAAAGCCGGCCCGGACATGCTGACAAAAGGCCAGATTCAAGCGTACCCGGCTTATCTTTCCAATGAACCCTATTTTTTTTATAAAAACGGTATTGAAATCAATATCTTTCATCCGATGAACTATGGGGTTGACCTCTATGGAGACCTCATCTTCACGCATAACGATGAATTAAAGAATCACCCTGAAAGGGTACTGGCATTCAAACGTGCATCCATCAAGGGTTGGGACTACGCTTTAAAGCACAAAGAAGAGATCATCAATTACCTGATTAATGAACTGAAAGTCAATAAAAGCTATGAACACCTGATGTATGAAGCCAGAGTGATTGAAGAAGCTATTCAGCCGAACACAATGCCGATTGGCACCTTGGATAAGGGGCGTTTAGACTTTATTCATCGCCTATTTGTTGACCACCAACTGATTGACAAAGATTTCGACGTATCCAAAGGCATCTACCAAAAAGAGGTGCATCGCTTAACCCTGACCGAAAAAGAAACCGCTTGGATTAGAGAGCACCCGGTGGTGCACGTTGCCGTTGACAACAACTGGGCTCCCATCGAGTTTGTAGATAATAAAGGTCAATATACGGGCATCGCTAACGAATATTTTATCTATCTAAAATCCCTAACGGGAATCGAGTTTAAACCCGCTGCCGAACTCAGTTGGCAAGAGGCTGTACAACAGGTCAAAGATAATAAACTTGATATGTATTCTGCGGTTATCAATACCCCCGAACGCGGTCGATACGTCAACTTCACGCAACCTTACCTGAACTTCCCAATGGTTATCGCCACCCAAAAAGGCGAAAACTTTATAAAAGATTTATCGACCCTCAGTGACAAAACCATTGCCGTTGTAGATGGCTATGCGGCACATGAGTTACTGAAAACCCACTTCCCTAAGTTGAATTTATACCTTGTCGATAACCCTCAGAAAGGTCTTGAAGCGGTTTCTCAGGGACTGGCTTATGGTTACGTTGACAATGTTGCGGTTATTGGCTATCTCATTCGCTCAACAGGCTTACCCAACTTGCAGATTAGCGGTGAAACCCCTTTTAAAGCCGATGTTTCGATGGCAATCCGTAAAGATTGGCCAGAATTGCATTCTATTTTAAACAAAGCGTTAGCCAGCATAGACTCCCAAACCCAAACCAAACTCAACAACCCATGGTTACAAGTCGACTATAAACAGGAAATAGAATGGAATCGGGTTTTTCTGATTCTCACACCCATCGTCATTGGTTTACTGATAATCCTACTTTACAATCGTAAGCTGAGGAACTTGAACCAACAGTTAACCACGAGCAACAAGCAACTCGTCAACACCCAAAAAACCTTAGAAATCACCAATGATAAGCTGGCTCAATTAAATATCACTGACTTCTTAACGGGTGCATACAACCGCAGTCATATCGACCATATACTCAATACCGAAATCAATCGCAGTAACCGACAGCTGAGTCCTGTCAGCATTATGTTGATCGACTTGGATAATTTCAAAAAAATCAACGATACCTACGGACATCTAACCGGTGATGAAGTCTTGAAAGCGATTAGCCACGACATCAAGCAACATATCCGCTCATCGGATACATTTGGTCGCTGGGGCGGTGAAGAGTTTATGCTTATTTGCCCGGCAACCGATTCACAACAAGCCCAGGTCATTGCAGATAAGGTTCTACATTCCGTTAAAAAAATCGGCTTTAGGGAAGGTTTCACACAAACATTAAGCATTGGGGTTGCAACCTACTCTCTTGACGAACCGCTACTCAAGTTTGTGGCTCGCGCGGATGATGCTCTCTACCAAGCAAAAAACACCGGAAAGGATAAAGTCGTTTCTGCCGAAAGCCTGCAAGAACTTCCAGAGTTCGAATAA
- a CDS encoding GGDEF domain-containing protein, whose amino-acid sequence MPLFSTVDETGVDKKEISVFDASQKLMLKETGFGSELLDIVDNRKLQCVFQPIVDLKRKKVCAFEGLVRGPFKSVLYHPLNLFKVAEEQGVLYEMDTFARISTIQAFAKQVSQDEHLHLFLNISINAVMNPAHQKGLTLEALEVFGIPPDRVVIEITELQPVDNFEAFVSAINYYRSIGFKVAIDDLGSGYNGLRIWSEVRPDFVKIDRHFVSDIHLHEDKRYFMETLMTLAKSTNTRVVAEGVETEQELEVLMKLGIDLVQGYLFKKPEEKISEELLYEWPENQFSVKSEKGETVAEIAFEHPVVEPGQRVNSVSEMFLQHPQLDYFPVVQKGHVLGMVWRRDLMDLLARKFGQELHARKTVKHVMDREPIIVDSKTSLVELSRLVTESREFGSRDAFIVEKKKKYLGCGDFRDLLRKITDLKVQSAQYANPLSGLPGNVPIQKKLNKLLKAKRHFMLMYIDVDNFKPFNDCYSFEEGDGVISLIAEILKKVVPEEEVFLGESFIGHIGGDDFVVMSTFVEESRERAEAILKKFQQQIVEFYLEEDQQRGGIEAENRRNESQFYPLMTLSIGILLVHPEIFEHTQRLASYATKAKKGAKQAGGNTYFIVDSKQA is encoded by the coding sequence ATGCCATTATTCAGTACGGTTGATGAAACTGGAGTTGATAAAAAAGAAATCTCGGTTTTTGACGCAAGTCAAAAATTAATGTTGAAAGAAACCGGATTCGGTTCTGAACTATTGGACATTGTCGATAATCGAAAACTACAGTGTGTTTTTCAACCGATTGTGGATTTAAAACGCAAAAAAGTTTGTGCATTTGAAGGCTTGGTGAGAGGCCCTTTCAAATCGGTTTTATACCATCCGTTGAACCTATTCAAAGTGGCGGAAGAGCAGGGCGTGCTTTATGAAATGGATACCTTTGCACGAATCTCAACCATCCAAGCCTTTGCCAAGCAGGTTTCTCAAGACGAGCATTTACATCTGTTCCTCAATATCTCCATCAATGCGGTAATGAATCCTGCGCATCAAAAAGGTCTGACGCTCGAAGCGTTGGAGGTTTTTGGGATTCCTCCTGATAGAGTGGTCATTGAGATAACCGAACTTCAACCGGTAGATAATTTTGAAGCCTTTGTTTCCGCAATTAATTATTACCGCTCCATAGGGTTTAAAGTGGCGATTGATGATTTAGGCAGCGGTTATAACGGTTTGAGGATTTGGTCGGAGGTTAGACCGGACTTCGTGAAAATTGATCGCCATTTTGTCTCTGATATCCACCTGCATGAGGACAAGCGATATTTCATGGAAACGCTGATGACTTTGGCAAAAAGCACCAATACTCGGGTGGTCGCCGAGGGGGTGGAAACCGAACAGGAACTCGAAGTCTTGATGAAGTTGGGGATCGATTTGGTTCAAGGGTATTTGTTCAAAAAACCGGAAGAGAAAATTTCTGAAGAGTTGCTGTACGAGTGGCCGGAAAATCAATTTAGCGTGAAAAGTGAAAAAGGCGAAACAGTTGCAGAAATTGCCTTTGAGCATCCTGTTGTTGAACCGGGGCAGAGAGTCAATTCGGTTTCCGAGATGTTTTTACAGCACCCGCAGTTAGATTACTTTCCGGTCGTTCAAAAGGGGCATGTTTTAGGGATGGTTTGGCGACGCGACTTGATGGATTTGTTGGCTAGGAAATTTGGACAGGAGCTGCATGCAAGAAAAACGGTAAAGCATGTGATGGATAGGGAGCCTATTATCGTTGATTCTAAAACCTCTTTGGTTGAGTTAAGCCGGTTGGTTACCGAGAGCAGGGAGTTTGGAAGCCGAGATGCCTTCATTGTTGAAAAAAAGAAAAAATATTTAGGTTGTGGCGATTTTAGGGATCTACTGCGAAAAATCACCGATTTAAAGGTTCAAAGCGCCCAATATGCCAATCCGTTGTCCGGGCTGCCAGGCAATGTACCTATTCAGAAAAAGCTCAATAAATTACTCAAGGCAAAGCGCCATTTTATGCTCATGTACATCGATGTGGATAACTTTAAACCCTTTAACGATTGCTATAGCTTTGAAGAGGGTGATGGGGTAATCAGCTTGATTGCCGAGATACTGAAAAAGGTGGTGCCGGAAGAGGAGGTTTTTCTTGGCGAAAGTTTTATCGGCCATATTGGTGGCGATGATTTTGTGGTGATGAGTACTTTTGTTGAAGAATCTCGTGAGCGTGCTGAAGCCATTCTCAAAAAATTTCAGCAGCAGATCGTTGAGTTTTATCTAGAAGAGGACCAACAACGAGGAGGTATAGAGGCTGAAAACCGCAGAAATGAATCACAGTTTTATCCTTTAATGACCTTGTCTATCGGCATCTTGCTGGTGCACCCGGAAATTTTTGAACATACCCAAAGATTGGCCTCTTATGCAACGAAAGCTAAAAAAGGTGCGAAACAGGCTGGCGGCAATACTTATTTCATTGTCGACTCAAAACAGGCTTAG